In Corynebacterium nuruki S6-4, the following proteins share a genomic window:
- a CDS encoding phosphatidylinositol mannoside acyltransferase, translated as MTEQTPATPTLTDRLTSEASALAYRAGWAVTRLLPQQVADRLFDMIADVASHQGVGPEQLRANLGRVVGDANVTRRLVRDSMRSYLRYWKEAFRLPSMSGPDKVADLTATLRAGFAPADIERLAAAHARGRGVVLTLPHSGNWDMAGVWLVNTFGQFTTVAERLKPESLFEAFVDYRESLGFEVLPLSGGEQPPFARLREVLRGGGIVCLLGERDLSGKGVEVDFFGERTSMPAGSCRLAQETGAAVIPVHSYFTDGGWGLVIGEEIDSTLPLTEMVQQQADQFAANIAAHPADWHMLQPLWFGDLSDRRRRILGLDDTDGATGGDRA; from the coding sequence ATGACGGAACAGACCCCCGCCACCCCGACCCTCACCGACCGGCTGACCTCCGAGGCCAGCGCCCTGGCCTACCGGGCGGGCTGGGCCGTCACCCGGCTGCTCCCGCAGCAGGTGGCGGACCGGCTCTTCGACATGATCGCCGACGTCGCCTCGCATCAGGGGGTCGGCCCCGAGCAGTTGCGCGCCAACCTCGGCCGGGTCGTCGGGGACGCCAACGTCACCCGTCGGCTGGTCCGCGACTCGATGCGGTCCTACCTGCGCTACTGGAAAGAAGCCTTCCGGCTGCCGTCGATGAGCGGCCCGGACAAGGTCGCCGACCTGACCGCGACGCTGCGTGCCGGCTTCGCACCCGCGGACATCGAGCGGCTCGCCGCCGCCCACGCGCGCGGCAGAGGGGTGGTGCTCACCCTGCCGCACTCCGGCAACTGGGACATGGCGGGGGTGTGGCTGGTCAACACCTTCGGCCAGTTCACCACCGTCGCCGAGCGGCTGAAACCGGAGAGCCTGTTCGAGGCCTTCGTCGACTACCGGGAGTCCCTCGGCTTCGAGGTGCTCCCGCTGTCGGGCGGGGAGCAGCCGCCGTTCGCGCGGCTGCGCGAGGTGCTCCGTGGCGGCGGGATCGTCTGCCTGCTGGGGGAGCGGGACCTCTCTGGTAAAGGTGTGGAGGTTGACTTCTTCGGTGAGCGCACGAGTATGCCCGCCGGGTCCTGCCGGCTGGCCCAGGAGACCGGGGCGGCGGTGATCCCCGTCCACTCCTACTTCACCGACGGCGGCTGGGGTCTCGTCATCGGCGAGGAGATCGATTCCACACTGCCGCTGACGGAGATGGTCCAGCAGCAGGCGGACCAGTTCGCCGCGAACATCGCCGCCCATCCGGCCGACTGGCACATGCTCCAGCCGCTGTGGTTCGGGGACCTCTCGGACCGCCGGCGGCGCATCCTCGGCCTCGACGACACGGACGGTGCGACCGGAGGTGACCGGGCGTGA
- a CDS encoding glycosyltransferase family 4 protein, producing MKIGMVCPYSFDEPGGVQNHAIQLCEELQRRGHEVSLIGPGGPDADVPDFVDCGGGSIPIRYNGSVARLSFLPPTWHHLKRWISAHDFDVLHLHEPNSPSYSMISLAVADGPMVATYHAATTNSLILRTFLPVLRPFLEKIHAGIAVSEEARRWQVEMLAGDPVLIPNGVETRLYRDATPLAGLDPDRPRVMFLGRFEEPRKGFQILLRALPRILKEVPDLEVIVVGGGDIGDLHQMLRRAKVSWVDGVETADRATVRILGRVSEEDKAAALAASDVYIAPNTGGESFGIVLVEAMAAGAAIVASDIPAFAAVTDHGQAGRLFGNGSARELAQAVTGVLLDDEGRADLIRRGTERSRDFDWDRVATQVERVYETVVTPGRKVVRA from the coding sequence GTGAAGATCGGCATGGTCTGCCCCTACTCCTTCGACGAGCCCGGCGGCGTCCAGAACCACGCGATCCAGCTCTGCGAGGAACTGCAGCGCCGGGGCCACGAGGTCAGCCTCATAGGCCCCGGCGGGCCGGACGCCGACGTACCCGATTTCGTCGACTGCGGCGGCGGCTCGATCCCGATCCGCTACAACGGGTCGGTCGCCCGGCTGTCCTTCCTCCCGCCGACCTGGCACCACCTCAAGCGGTGGATCTCGGCCCATGACTTCGACGTGCTGCACCTGCACGAACCCAACTCGCCGAGTTACTCGATGATCAGCCTGGCCGTCGCCGACGGCCCGATGGTCGCGACCTACCATGCCGCCACGACGAACTCCCTGATCCTGCGGACTTTCCTGCCGGTGCTGCGCCCGTTCCTGGAGAAGATCCACGCCGGTATCGCCGTCTCGGAGGAGGCGCGCCGCTGGCAGGTCGAGATGCTCGCCGGCGACCCGGTGCTCATCCCCAACGGTGTGGAGACCCGCCTCTACCGGGACGCCACGCCGCTGGCGGGTCTCGACCCCGACCGGCCGCGGGTGATGTTCCTCGGCCGGTTCGAGGAGCCCCGCAAGGGGTTCCAGATCCTGCTGCGTGCCCTGCCCCGGATCCTGAAGGAGGTCCCGGACCTCGAGGTGATCGTCGTGGGCGGCGGTGACATCGGGGACCTGCACCAGATGCTCCGCCGGGCGAAGGTCAGCTGGGTCGACGGGGTGGAGACCGCCGACCGGGCGACGGTGCGGATCCTCGGCCGGGTCAGTGAGGAGGACAAGGCCGCGGCCCTGGCCGCCTCGGACGTCTACATCGCCCCGAACACCGGCGGTGAGAGTTTCGGCATCGTGCTCGTCGAGGCGATGGCGGCGGGCGCGGCGATCGTCGCCAGTGACATCCCCGCGTTCGCCGCCGTCACCGACCACGGCCAGGCCGGCCGGTTGTTCGGAAACGGGTCGGCCCGCGAACTCGCCCAGGCCGTCACCGGGGTCCTGCTCGACGACGAGGGCCGGGCGGACCTGATCCGGCGCGGCACCGAACGCAGCCGCGACTTCGACTGGGACCGGGTCGCCACCCAGGTCGAGCGGGTCTACGAGACCGTGGTGACCCCCGGTCGCAAGGTGGTGCGCGCATGA